In Carya illinoinensis cultivar Pawnee chromosome 7, C.illinoinensisPawnee_v1, whole genome shotgun sequence, the following are encoded in one genomic region:
- the LOC122316368 gene encoding LOW QUALITY PROTEIN: alpha-(1,4)-fucosyltransferase (The sequence of the model RefSeq protein was modified relative to this genomic sequence to represent the inferred CDS: substituted 2 bases at 2 genomic stop codons) — SSAPTIPRKHLNTFAVAFMLGFTFFLFFPGILEFPSISNSIQLITQTVSSETRPGPDPFTDSISVFRKWDSQVGCVRFREKHKALLPIHSNGSSALHDYEFKCGELKMEHVSVLVKEWTWIPDNLAKLYSCGCGLFETVTPPRQRLFGDPLRVYMDLEAGRKRSGVEDIFISYHANDDVQSTYAGGPFRNSRNYQVSSLKNSFXDTLVYWSSSRCLPQRNQLAKQLLSLVPHHSFGKCLNNVGGSDVAXYFYPECAYDGSASPKWWDHLDCAMSHYKFVLAIENIRTESYVTEKLFYALGSGAVPIYFSAPNVWDFVPPHSIIDGSKFSSLEGLASHVKTLANDPVAYSEYDAWRRCGVLGSYGKTRALSLDTLPCRLCETVSRRVGRNVTG; from the exons TCTTCGGCGCCCACCATCCCACGGAAGCACCTCAACACCTTCGCCGTCGCGTTTATGTTGGGCTTCAcgttcttcctcttctttcccGGCATCCTCGAATTTCCTTCTATATCGAACTCCATCCAACTCATCACCCAAACAGTTTCGTCGGAGACAAGACCCGGACCGGACCCATTTACCGATTCGATCAGTGTCTTTCGGAAGTGGGACTCTCAGGTGGGTTGTGTCCGATTCAGGGAGAAGCACAAAGCATTGCTCCCAATTCATTCAAATGGGTCCTCTGCTTTGCACGATTATGAATTTAAATGTGGTGAGCTGAAAATGGAGCATGTCAGTGTTTTGGTGAAAGAGTGGACGTGGATTCCTGACAATTTGGCCAAGCTATACTCATGCGGCTGCGGCTTGTTCGAGACCGTTACTCCCCCGCGtcaa AGACTCTTTGGAGATCCACTTCGTGTATACATGGATCTTGAGGCTGGTAGAAAGCGGTCAGGAGTTgaagatatatttataagttatcATGCCAATGATGATGTTCAATCTACCTATGCCGGTGGGCCCTTTCGTAATAGTCGAAATTATCAGGTGTCTTCATTGAAGAACAGCTTTTAA GATACGCTTGTGTATTGGTCTTCGTCACGTTGTcttcctcaaagaaatcagctGGCCAAGCAGCTACTCAGCCTGGTGCCTCACCATTCATTTGGCAAGTGCTTGAACAATGTTGGTGGCTCGGACGTGGCCTGATATTTCTACCCCGAATGTGCCTACGATGGCAGCGCCTCCCCGAAATGGTGGGACCATTTAGATTGTGCCATGTCACACTACAAGTTTGTTCTTGCCATTGAAAACATCAGGACAGAGAGCTACGTGACAGAGAAGCTATTTTATGCACTGGGCTCTGGTGCGGTGCCAATCTACTTCAGTGCACCCAATGTTTGGGACTTTGTCCCTCCACATTcgataatagatggctctaaattCAGCTCCTTGGAGGGATTGGCTTCTCACGTAAAGACCCTTGCTAATGACCCAGTTGCCTATTCAGAGTACGATGCTTGGAGAAGATGTGGTGTGCTAGGTAGCTATGGAAAGACCCGTGCATTGAGCCTGGACACATTGCCATGCCGATTGTGTGAGACTGTGAGCAGAAGAGTTGGGAGAAATGTAACAGGATAA